One Natrinema longum genomic window carries:
- a CDS encoding MarR family transcriptional regulator, whose product MAETDGEEIEDLPPSAKLVFKVLEYDGPLTQKQIVEESMLSARTVRYALERLEEIGIVDEDIYFADARQSLYRLEEPVAADGNGGVDESPKKDACCAE is encoded by the coding sequence ATGGCAGAGACCGACGGGGAGGAAATCGAAGACTTGCCACCGAGTGCGAAACTCGTCTTCAAGGTCCTCGAGTACGACGGGCCGCTGACGCAAAAACAGATCGTCGAAGAATCGATGCTCTCGGCCCGGACGGTACGATACGCGCTCGAGCGGCTCGAAGAGATCGGGATCGTCGACGAGGACATCTACTTTGCTGACGCTCGACAGAGCCTCTACCGGCTCGAGGAACCGGTCGCAGCCGACGGGAACGGCGGCGTCGACGAGTCCCCGAAAAAGGACGCCTGCTGCGCGGAATAA
- a CDS encoding bacteriorhodopsin — translation MQSVHDLGFRAQRAVLQNGAADRELFEYVFGGDNTLLALSFVLNIALAGITILAIAYLGRHLTDPRSKAIATALMLISIVSISSYTGLTSGLTLGVVEMPPGHPAAGATTAGQDGVLTMWGRYLTWTFSTPFILIALGMIAGSDWTKILTACAFTITMCVTGLAAALTTSSLVLRWWWFVLSTIFFLVIVSIILVDWTAEASATGTADLFRTLKLLTVVGWFGYPILWALGVEGFAVLDVTVTSWGYSILDVITKYVVTFVAMLYIVDEPDAITGGADYGTSMPGLDPGDD, via the coding sequence ATGCAGTCAGTCCACGACCTCGGTTTTCGCGCCCAGCGCGCCGTCCTGCAAAACGGCGCGGCGGACCGGGAACTATTCGAGTACGTCTTCGGCGGTGACAACACCTTGCTCGCGCTGTCGTTCGTCCTCAATATCGCCCTCGCGGGGATCACCATCCTCGCGATCGCCTACCTCGGACGGCACCTGACGGACCCCCGTTCGAAGGCGATCGCGACGGCACTGATGCTGATCTCGATCGTTTCGATCTCGAGTTACACCGGGCTCACGTCGGGGCTGACGCTGGGCGTCGTCGAGATGCCGCCGGGCCATCCGGCCGCGGGTGCGACGACGGCCGGTCAGGACGGCGTCCTGACGATGTGGGGTCGATACCTCACGTGGACGTTCTCGACCCCGTTCATCCTGATCGCACTCGGGATGATCGCCGGGTCGGACTGGACGAAGATCCTCACGGCCTGTGCGTTTACGATCACGATGTGTGTCACTGGCCTCGCCGCCGCGTTGACCACGTCCTCGCTGGTGCTTCGCTGGTGGTGGTTCGTCCTGTCAACGATTTTCTTCCTCGTGATCGTCTCCATCATTCTCGTCGACTGGACCGCCGAGGCGTCGGCGACGGGAACGGCCGATCTGTTCCGGACGCTGAAACTCCTCACCGTCGTCGGCTGGTTCGGCTATCCGATCCTCTGGGCGCTCGGCGTCGAGGGATTCGCCGTGCTGGACGTCACCGTCACCTCCTGGGGGTACAGCATCCTCGACGTGATCACGAAGTACGTCGTGACCTTCGTCGCCATGCTCTACATCGTCGACGAACCCGACGCGATCACCGGCGGGGCGGACTACGGCACCAGCATGCCCGGACTCGACCCGGGCGACGACTGA
- a CDS encoding lycopene cyclase domain-containing protein, with amino-acid sequence MTTQFTYFGIHFAFLLPPILILGWLAIRRDRAWWGVRPLSGLGIMIALAIVYTTPFTNRLIPVGVWWYGEGAVLATVWYTPIEEYLFFVLQPILTALWLFQVRPTADRSLAIPRTHRLLGVAGGLAIAVIGWALLDNTPTYYLGWLLLWAGPVLALQWGFGSTYLWNVRRPLLVAIAVPTLYLWLVDRIAIELGVWVISDAHTTGYALLGLPIEEALFFLVTNLFVVQGITMYVWVLDRIGGVSAWTNASPRLPTSSDDR; translated from the coding sequence ATGACCACCCAGTTCACGTACTTCGGAATCCACTTCGCGTTCCTGCTGCCGCCAATCCTGATTCTGGGGTGGCTCGCGATCCGGCGCGACCGTGCCTGGTGGGGGGTTCGCCCCCTCTCGGGACTCGGCATCATGATCGCCCTCGCCATCGTCTACACGACGCCCTTTACCAACCGCCTCATCCCCGTCGGCGTCTGGTGGTACGGAGAGGGTGCCGTCCTCGCGACCGTCTGGTACACGCCGATCGAGGAGTACCTCTTCTTCGTCCTCCAACCGATACTGACCGCGCTCTGGCTGTTTCAGGTGAGACCGACCGCCGATCGGTCGCTGGCGATTCCTCGCACGCATCGACTGCTCGGCGTCGCCGGCGGGCTGGCGATCGCCGTTATCGGCTGGGCACTTCTCGACAACACCCCGACGTACTATCTGGGCTGGCTGCTCCTCTGGGCTGGGCCGGTCCTCGCTCTCCAGTGGGGGTTCGGGTCGACGTACCTGTGGAACGTCCGCCGGCCGCTGCTGGTCGCGATCGCCGTCCCGACGCTGTACCTCTGGCTCGTCGACCGGATCGCGATCGAACTCGGTGTCTGGGTCATCTCCGATGCGCACACTACCGGGTACGCGCTCCTCGGACTCCCGATCGAAGAGGCGCTGTTCTTCCTCGTGACCAATCTCTTCGTCGTTCAGGGGATCACCATGTACGTCTGGGTACTCGATCGAATCGGCGGCGTTTCGGCGTGGACGAACGCATCGCCGCGGCTTCCGACGAGTTCCGATGACCGGTGA
- a CDS encoding bacteriorhodopsin, translating into MAATVGPESIWLWIGTIGMTLGTLYFVGRGRGVRDRKMQEFYIITIFITTIAAAMYFAMATGFGVTEVMVGDEALTIYWARYADWLFTTPLLLLDLSLLAGANRNTIATLIGLDVFMIGTGMIAAFASTPGTRIAWWAISTGALLALLYVLVGTLSENARSQSPEVASLFGRLRNLVIVLWFLYPVVWILGTEGTFGILPLYWETAAFMVLDLSAKVGFGVVLLRSRSVLERVTTPTAAPA; encoded by the coding sequence ATGGCCGCAACAGTTGGCCCAGAATCCATTTGGCTGTGGATCGGCACGATCGGAATGACCCTCGGAACCCTGTATTTCGTCGGGCGTGGACGCGGCGTTCGCGACCGAAAGATGCAGGAGTTCTACATCATCACGATCTTCATTACGACCATCGCCGCTGCGATGTACTTCGCGATGGCGACCGGCTTCGGCGTCACCGAAGTCATGGTCGGCGACGAAGCGCTCACGATCTACTGGGCGCGCTACGCCGACTGGCTGTTCACGACGCCGCTGTTGCTGCTCGACCTCTCGCTGCTGGCCGGGGCGAACCGAAACACGATCGCGACGCTGATCGGACTCGACGTCTTCATGATCGGGACCGGTATGATCGCGGCGTTCGCGTCCACCCCGGGTACCCGGATCGCCTGGTGGGCGATCAGCACCGGCGCTCTGCTCGCCCTGCTGTACGTCCTCGTCGGGACGCTCTCCGAGAACGCGCGCAGTCAGTCCCCGGAGGTCGCATCGCTGTTCGGGCGACTCCGCAACCTGGTTATCGTGCTGTGGTTCCTCTACCCGGTGGTCTGGATCCTCGGCACGGAGGGGACGTTCGGCATCCTTCCACTGTACTGGGAAACCGCCGCGTTCATGGTACTCGATCTCTCGGCGAAGGTCGGATTCGGAGTGGTCCTGCTCCGGAGTCGCTCCGTCCTGGAGCGAGTCACGACGCCGACGGCCGCACCGGCCTGA
- a CDS encoding DUF5305 domain-containing protein, which produces MIDNPRLELLLAKQGRAIAIALVVVGILAIGATGWAVANPETTTTPQFDEERVSTEGQTSAIVVQDGPLWSDGDELTDSSVYFLNTTPELTVEPETTLRNETGGAAIEDANVTHELTLRFDAVRDGAVFWNESHQLLRESPSVENGVATSETTLDIESYRQRQRQLQREVSGVGTVELTLELRVEYDTGRHQGTLTTTTPVAITEDAYWLEESLSDSASHSHRSGTIRTTESRSPALIGGLSVLGTLSLVAGAIVARRSPTDIEAARRAVHEQRYAEWISRGSIPMWIGDYHVSLDTLEDVVDVAIDTNERVVHDHQRGLFAVVSDGVVYYYSDRGLWEETAWPEMDLQDQSAVVDADGELPTGDVSELDGIDEFADADDPDGFEDDEEVWEQL; this is translated from the coding sequence ATGATCGATAATCCCCGCCTCGAGTTGCTACTCGCCAAACAGGGACGGGCGATCGCGATCGCGTTGGTCGTCGTCGGCATCCTGGCGATCGGAGCGACCGGCTGGGCCGTCGCGAACCCGGAAACGACGACGACCCCCCAGTTCGACGAGGAACGCGTCTCGACCGAGGGACAAACCAGCGCGATCGTCGTCCAGGATGGACCGCTCTGGTCCGACGGTGACGAACTCACCGACAGCTCGGTCTACTTCTTGAACACGACGCCGGAACTGACGGTCGAGCCCGAGACGACGCTGCGAAACGAAACTGGTGGGGCCGCGATCGAGGATGCGAACGTCACCCACGAACTCACCCTGCGTTTCGATGCGGTTCGCGATGGGGCGGTGTTCTGGAACGAGAGCCACCAACTGCTCCGTGAGTCGCCGTCGGTCGAAAACGGGGTCGCAACGTCGGAGACGACGCTCGATATCGAGTCCTACCGGCAGCGACAGCGCCAGCTCCAGCGGGAGGTCAGCGGCGTCGGGACGGTCGAACTGACGTTGGAACTCCGTGTCGAGTACGACACGGGACGCCACCAGGGGACGCTGACGACCACGACGCCGGTAGCGATTACCGAGGACGCCTATTGGCTGGAAGAATCCCTCTCGGACTCCGCGTCCCACAGCCATCGGAGCGGCACGATCCGGACGACCGAGTCCCGCAGTCCGGCGCTGATCGGCGGGCTATCGGTGCTCGGGACGCTCTCGTTGGTCGCTGGGGCGATCGTCGCTCGCCGGTCGCCAACCGATATCGAAGCCGCGCGACGTGCAGTGCACGAACAGCGCTACGCCGAGTGGATCTCGCGGGGATCGATCCCGATGTGGATCGGCGACTATCACGTCTCGCTGGATACGCTCGAGGACGTCGTCGACGTCGCCATCGATACCAACGAGCGCGTCGTCCACGACCACCAGCGGGGGCTGTTCGCGGTCGTCAGCGACGGGGTCGTCTACTACTACAGCGACCGCGGCCTCTGGGAGGAGACCGCGTGGCCGGAGATGGACCTCCAGGACCAGTCGGCCGTCGTCGACGCCGACGGAGAACTCCCGACCGGTGATGTCTCCGAACTCGACGGAATCGACGAATTCGCGGACGCCGACGATCCCGACGGCTTCGAAGACGACGAGGAAGTCTGGGAACAGCTGTAG
- a CDS encoding signal peptidase I, producing MAAGTLVQRGLGLVLVLAVLLLVVGQLLGQPILLGYVATGSMEPTMDAGDGFVAIPSLVAGDVEEGDVVVYQARELHDGGLTTHRVVGETDEGYVTKGDANPFTDQDGDEPHVTEGQVVAEVLQVNGDVVTIPYLGTVVMGVQGVAASVAGTVASVFGLATMSTNGLGALMVAIGVALLGFGTVFDRLGPDRRETRRSRSRENVIAFWTALGLVLLVFVTFATAAMVVPSGTTEYELVSSESPDENPQIVAPGETAELTRTVDNAGYLPVVVVHEPQSGRISADPTHQTIGIRGSGETTVSLSAPDRTGQYTRHLGEYRYLAVLPPAVLIWLHGVHPLAAIAAVNGVIVAVSVMIVLLVFGSGDIRFRSAGGHVPLSTRLERKLRKWLRDRE from the coding sequence ATGGCTGCTGGTACGCTCGTACAGCGGGGCCTCGGACTCGTACTCGTCCTGGCCGTCCTCCTGTTAGTGGTCGGTCAGTTGCTCGGGCAGCCCATCCTGCTGGGGTACGTCGCGACCGGCAGTATGGAGCCGACGATGGACGCCGGCGACGGCTTCGTCGCGATTCCCAGTCTCGTTGCCGGCGACGTCGAGGAGGGAGACGTCGTCGTCTATCAGGCACGAGAACTCCACGACGGCGGGCTGACGACCCACCGCGTCGTCGGTGAGACCGATGAAGGGTACGTGACGAAAGGTGACGCCAACCCGTTTACCGATCAGGACGGCGACGAACCCCACGTCACCGAGGGCCAGGTCGTCGCCGAAGTCTTGCAGGTGAACGGAGACGTGGTAACGATCCCGTATCTGGGGACCGTCGTCATGGGTGTCCAGGGAGTCGCGGCATCGGTCGCCGGCACGGTCGCGTCGGTGTTCGGACTGGCGACGATGTCGACGAACGGACTTGGTGCCCTCATGGTCGCGATCGGGGTCGCCTTGCTCGGCTTTGGGACCGTCTTCGATCGGCTCGGTCCGGACCGGCGCGAGACGCGGCGCTCGCGGTCGCGCGAGAACGTGATCGCGTTCTGGACCGCGCTGGGACTCGTCTTGCTCGTGTTCGTCACGTTCGCAACCGCGGCGATGGTCGTCCCGTCGGGGACGACCGAGTACGAGCTCGTGAGCAGCGAGTCACCCGACGAGAACCCACAGATCGTCGCACCCGGCGAAACCGCGGAGCTTACCCGGACCGTCGACAACGCCGGCTATCTTCCCGTCGTCGTCGTCCACGAGCCCCAAAGCGGTCGGATCAGCGCCGATCCAACACACCAGACGATCGGTATTCGGGGGAGTGGAGAAACGACGGTGTCGCTGTCCGCCCCTGATCGGACCGGCCAGTACACACGTCACCTCGGTGAGTATCGCTATCTAGCCGTGTTGCCACCCGCCGTCCTGATCTGGCTTCACGGAGTCCACCCGCTTGCTGCCATCGCGGCGGTAAACGGCGTTATCGTCGCCGTTTCGGTCATGATCGTCCTCCTGGTGTTTGGCAGTGGCGACATTCGGTTTCGGTCCGCGGGCGGTCACGTCCCGCTGTCGACCAGACTCGAGCGAAAGCTTCGAAAGTGGCTCCGGGACCGGGAATAG
- a CDS encoding CARDB domain-containing protein: MATGAATMDGDHASDGVSLESTSKYATADNELELDLKQLNDEAVTRADDAFSITVTDDAVERVWIDHDVPGLTFYRGDQPTATVSESSPLEPAAGDTASIGVAVDTHVAQPGTETFTVTVEYADNETESGQSAGGSGGSGSSTAASIEPSSFNVSPTTVSAGETVTATATYRNVGDAAESMTTSLTVDGTVVDQRTITIAPGETGTVSFERPMEWTGAYDIGIQGAGSASVTVEGPPVEVVDATVVDPDITVGESTTIEATVSNPTNERVTRTLELAIDGIVVDTRAVSVPANENRTVSFERQFDESGTYETAVSGETAGPVTVERAAFSIRDRELSPETAAALAPPATAGLLFLAIAANRRWAFL, from the coding sequence ATGGCAACCGGTGCAGCCACGATGGATGGCGATCACGCAAGTGACGGCGTCTCGTTGGAGTCGACGAGCAAGTACGCCACTGCCGACAACGAACTCGAACTCGATTTGAAACAGCTCAACGACGAGGCAGTCACACGTGCGGACGATGCGTTCTCGATCACCGTCACCGACGATGCCGTCGAACGGGTCTGGATCGACCACGACGTGCCCGGACTCACGTTCTACCGGGGAGACCAACCGACAGCAACGGTCTCCGAATCGAGTCCCCTCGAGCCCGCGGCCGGAGACACCGCGAGTATCGGCGTCGCGGTCGATACCCACGTCGCACAACCGGGGACCGAGACGTTCACGGTCACGGTGGAGTACGCGGACAACGAAACCGAATCGGGGCAGTCCGCAGGTGGCTCAGGCGGATCGGGTTCCTCGACAGCAGCGTCCATCGAGCCCTCGAGTTTCAACGTCTCACCGACGACAGTTTCGGCCGGAGAGACGGTAACCGCGACGGCGACGTATCGGAACGTCGGCGACGCCGCCGAATCGATGACGACGAGTCTGACCGTCGACGGGACGGTCGTCGACCAGCGGACGATCACGATCGCGCCCGGCGAGACCGGAACCGTCTCGTTCGAGCGACCGATGGAGTGGACCGGGGCGTACGATATCGGCATCCAGGGTGCTGGAAGCGCGTCGGTAACTGTCGAGGGGCCGCCGGTCGAGGTCGTCGACGCCACCGTCGTCGACCCCGACATTACGGTCGGTGAGTCGACGACGATCGAGGCGACTGTCAGCAACCCCACGAACGAGCGGGTGACGCGGACGCTCGAGTTGGCAATCGACGGAATCGTCGTCGACACCCGGGCCGTTTCGGTCCCGGCGAACGAGAACCGAACCGTGTCCTTCGAGCGGCAGTTCGACGAATCGGGGACGTACGAGACTGCCGTCAGTGGCGAGACCGCGGGTCCGGTAACCGTCGAGCGGGCTGCGTTCTCGATTCGAGATCGCGAGCTCTCGCCGGAAACCGCAGCGGCGCTTGCACCCCCCGCGACGGCGGGGCTGTTGTTCCTAGCGATCGCCGCCAACCGCCGGTGGGCGTTCCTGTAG
- a CDS encoding NAD+ synthase — MSVDRTTFVFSDVERTNGAFVTDRRSLEVVRERIVDAIRTSVADAGADGVVVAMSGGLDSTLTAALAVEAVGNENVLGLGLPCHKTDGTHVSDARTLAEGLGIDYEEIQLRPLLEAFEGTVATELEPESDERGRPDDRTQEVGNAVARLRMVTAYYAANRQSRLVLGTANRSERLLGYFTKYGDGGADAYPIGDCYKTEVRALAKHVGLPRRIISKEPTAGFWATQTDAGELGARYEVIDPLLYRLVDAEHSLEEAIADLRIDRETAREIASLHADSEHKRTTPPTPGIDR; from the coding sequence ATGAGCGTAGATAGGACGACGTTCGTCTTCTCGGACGTGGAGCGTACGAACGGGGCGTTCGTCACGGATCGCCGCTCGCTCGAGGTCGTCCGCGAGCGGATCGTGGACGCGATTCGGACAAGCGTCGCCGACGCCGGCGCGGACGGCGTCGTCGTGGCGATGAGCGGCGGCCTCGACTCGACGCTGACGGCGGCGCTCGCGGTCGAAGCCGTGGGCAACGAGAACGTGCTCGGACTGGGGCTGCCCTGTCACAAGACGGACGGGACCCACGTCAGCGACGCCCGGACGCTCGCCGAGGGACTGGGGATCGATTACGAAGAGATTCAGTTGCGACCGCTCCTCGAGGCCTTCGAGGGAACGGTCGCGACCGAACTCGAGCCGGAATCGGACGAGCGCGGGCGGCCCGACGACCGCACTCAGGAGGTCGGTAACGCCGTCGCGCGGCTGCGGATGGTCACCGCCTACTACGCGGCGAATCGCCAGTCACGGCTCGTCCTCGGCACTGCGAACCGTTCCGAGCGGTTGCTGGGCTACTTCACGAAGTATGGAGACGGTGGAGCCGACGCCTATCCGATCGGCGACTGCTACAAGACGGAGGTCCGCGCACTCGCGAAGCACGTCGGGCTCCCGCGGCGGATCATCTCCAAGGAGCCGACGGCTGGGTTCTGGGCCACGCAGACCGACGCCGGCGAACTCGGCGCGCGATACGAGGTCATCGATCCGCTACTGTACCGGCTCGTCGACGCGGAGCACTCGCTCGAGGAGGCGATCGCGGATCTGCGGATCGACCGCGAGACGGCTCGCGAGATCGCGTCGTTGCACGCCGACAGCGAACACAAACGGACCACGCCGCCGACGCCGGGGATCGATCGCTGA
- a CDS encoding long-chain-fatty-acid--CoA ligase, giving the protein METPLIVTDFLEQARAHYGDEEAIVGTDGDRFTYAEFGDRVDRFAAALQERGIEKGDRVAVLDPNTHYHLEAAFGAMQLGAVHTPLNYRLEPDDYEYILSDAGVDVVFADYEYAAKIEAIRDDVPTETFVTNDADAVEGEWEEFDALVSAAGTEFDRPEMSEDEIITINYTSGTTGDPKGVCRTHRTETLHAYLMSIYHEITDDDTYLWTLPMFHVNGWGHIYAVTGMGATHVCTRGVNADEVVSSIREEDVSFLCAAPAVLNQLIDYYEDEGEPAMMGEKQVRVTTAGSAPPEATIRAVEDRFGWYLKHLYGATETGPLITISDAKRLMTDDNRFEIKKRQGMGVLGTDVRVVDEDGEDVPRDDATLGEVVVRGNQIMDRYWNKPEATEEAFNDRVEGYYHTGDLATVDENGMIAIRDRKKDIIISGGENISSIELEDTLFDHEAVADAAVIPAPSEQWGETPKAFVVPSNGDPTDPPVSADELTEFTREQLASYKVVRRIEYVAELPKTATGKTQKYELRQEEWADEDRMIGEG; this is encoded by the coding sequence ATGGAGACGCCACTCATTGTCACGGATTTCCTCGAGCAGGCACGGGCTCATTACGGGGACGAGGAAGCGATCGTGGGGACCGACGGCGACCGGTTCACCTACGCGGAGTTCGGCGACCGGGTCGACCGCTTCGCAGCGGCGCTACAGGAGCGTGGGATCGAGAAGGGCGATCGGGTCGCCGTTCTCGATCCGAACACGCACTACCACCTCGAGGCGGCGTTTGGCGCGATGCAACTCGGGGCGGTCCACACGCCGTTGAACTACCGACTCGAACCGGACGACTACGAGTACATCCTGTCGGACGCGGGCGTCGACGTGGTTTTCGCCGACTACGAGTACGCAGCGAAGATCGAAGCGATCCGCGACGACGTGCCGACGGAGACGTTCGTAACGAACGATGCCGACGCTGTCGAGGGCGAGTGGGAGGAGTTCGATGCACTCGTTTCGGCTGCCGGCACTGAGTTCGACCGCCCCGAGATGAGCGAGGACGAGATCATCACGATCAACTACACTTCGGGGACGACGGGCGATCCGAAAGGGGTCTGTCGTACGCATCGGACCGAGACGCTCCATGCGTACCTGATGTCGATCTACCACGAGATCACCGACGACGACACCTACCTGTGGACGCTGCCGATGTTCCACGTCAACGGCTGGGGACACATCTACGCAGTGACCGGGATGGGGGCGACTCACGTCTGCACGCGCGGGGTCAACGCCGACGAGGTCGTCTCGTCGATCCGCGAGGAGGACGTGTCGTTCCTCTGTGCGGCTCCGGCAGTGCTCAATCAACTGATCGACTACTACGAGGACGAGGGCGAGCCCGCGATGATGGGCGAGAAGCAAGTTCGCGTGACGACCGCCGGCAGCGCGCCGCCGGAGGCGACCATCCGGGCCGTCGAGGATCGGTTCGGCTGGTATCTGAAACACCTCTACGGGGCGACGGAAACGGGTCCGCTGATCACGATCTCCGACGCGAAGCGGCTCATGACCGACGACAACCGCTTCGAGATCAAGAAGCGCCAAGGGATGGGCGTCCTCGGCACCGACGTCCGCGTCGTCGACGAGGACGGCGAGGACGTTCCACGCGACGATGCGACGCTGGGCGAAGTCGTCGTCCGTGGCAACCAGATCATGGATCGCTACTGGAACAAGCCCGAAGCGACCGAAGAGGCGTTCAACGATCGCGTCGAGGGCTATTACCACACCGGCGATCTCGCGACCGTCGACGAGAACGGCATGATCGCGATCCGGGACCGCAAGAAAGACATCATCATTTCTGGCGGGGAGAACATCTCGAGCATCGAACTCGAGGACACCTTGTTCGACCACGAGGCGGTGGCGGATGCGGCAGTGATTCCGGCCCCGAGCGAGCAGTGGGGCGAGACGCCGAAGGCCTTCGTCGTGCCGTCGAACGGCGATCCGACCGATCCGCCGGTGTCGGCCGACGAACTGACCGAGTTCACTCGCGAACAACTGGCGAGTTACAAGGTCGTTCGCCGGATCGAATACGTCGCGGAACTCCCCAAGACCGCGACCGGGAAGACCCAGAAGTACGAACTGCGCCAGGAGGAGTGGGCCGACGAAGACCGGATGATCGGCGAGGGATAG
- a CDS encoding Brp/Blh family beta-carotene 15,15'-dioxygenase, translating into MTGDAIDRRTDVRASVEGRSRAARLTLWFGSPLAVAAVATIAFGAPPLVYQYVPLALSVLVLGLPHGAVDHLVVPRARDDPVTPRSLAFVGVLYLLLGSAYALVWVLAPVAAFVLFILVTLVHWGQGDVYALLEFVGADHLETRASRLLTLLVRGGLPMLVPLVAFPAQYAFVAETIVELFDPGAATALEPLFEPAVRAAVAVGFGSLIALSLALGFCRTSPGERRPWLADAAETLGLVGYFATVPPILAIGLYFCFWHSLRHVLRTMLVDPVASAALERGAIRAAFRRFARDATPLTVAALAVLVGIWLVVPRTPATVPDVLAVYLVGIAVLTLPHVVVVSLLDREEGIWSP; encoded by the coding sequence ATGACCGGTGACGCGATCGATCGGCGCACCGACGTGCGAGCGAGCGTCGAAGGCCGATCGCGAGCCGCTCGGCTAACCCTCTGGTTCGGTTCGCCGCTCGCCGTCGCTGCCGTCGCGACGATCGCGTTCGGAGCGCCGCCGCTCGTCTACCAGTACGTGCCGCTGGCGCTCAGCGTCCTCGTTCTCGGCCTTCCCCACGGCGCCGTCGACCACCTCGTGGTACCGCGGGCCCGAGACGACCCGGTAACGCCGCGATCGCTCGCGTTCGTCGGCGTCCTCTACCTGCTCCTCGGATCCGCCTACGCCCTCGTCTGGGTTCTCGCACCCGTCGCCGCGTTCGTCCTGTTCATCCTCGTCACGCTCGTCCACTGGGGGCAGGGTGACGTCTATGCGCTCCTCGAGTTCGTCGGCGCCGACCACCTCGAGACGCGGGCCAGCCGGCTGCTCACCCTCCTCGTCAGGGGCGGCCTCCCGATGCTCGTCCCGCTGGTCGCCTTTCCGGCGCAGTACGCGTTCGTCGCCGAGACGATCGTCGAACTGTTCGATCCGGGCGCTGCGACCGCGCTCGAGCCCCTCTTCGAACCGGCGGTTCGGGCGGCCGTGGCGGTCGGATTCGGATCCCTGATCGCACTCTCGCTCGCCCTCGGGTTCTGCCGAACGAGCCCCGGCGAGCGGCGGCCGTGGCTCGCCGACGCCGCGGAGACGCTGGGTCTCGTCGGCTACTTCGCCACCGTCCCGCCGATCCTCGCGATCGGCCTGTATTTCTGTTTCTGGCACTCGCTCCGACACGTCCTCAGAACGATGCTCGTGGATCCCGTCGCCAGCGCGGCCCTCGAGCGCGGGGCGATTCGGGCCGCGTTTCGCCGCTTCGCCCGTGACGCGACACCGCTGACCGTCGCCGCGCTGGCCGTCCTCGTCGGTATCTGGCTCGTCGTCCCGCGGACGCCCGCGACCGTCCCCGACGTCCTCGCGGTCTACCTGGTCGGCATCGCCGTGCTGACGCTTCCGCACGTCGTCGTGGTCTCGTTGCTCGACCGGGAAGAAGGAATCTGGTCCCCCTGA